TTAGAAAACTGGATGATTGGCAAGACTGTTGAAGAAATTGCCGGCTTAAATGTTAAAGTAAAAGATGAAAACCACACTGCAGTTCCGGATGTTCCGGAATTGACATCATCGGTTACAATTTCGGTTGAAAGTTATATAGCAGCAGTTGAAGAAGCTTGGGAAAAAGCAGAAGATGTTGCAGGAGCTGAATCAGTTGGACTTGGAATTGAAACTCACATTGGAAAGTCAAAAGATAAATCAGCAGATGAGCTGCCAATGGCACAGGTTGATACTTACATGACAGCAGTAGCTCTTGATAAAGATGGAAAAGTTGCTAAATCAATAGTTGACGTTGCTCAGGTTAGAATTAACTATGATGACAGCGGTGTTTTAACTTCTGACAAGACTGCAGAATTAAAAACAAAGAAAGAAATTGGAGCCGACTACGGAATGGTTAAAGCTTCAAGCATAGGCAAAGAATGGTTCGAGCAAATGGAAGCATTCGAAGAGTGGATGGCAGGCAAAACAGCTGATGAAATTGCAGGGCTGCAAGTTAAAGAAAGAGATGCTAGCCATACAGCAGTTCCAGATGTACCAGAATTAACATCATCTGTAACAATAACTGTTGACGGATATCAAAAAATAGTTGCGGAAGCAATTGAAAACGCAAGATAAATTATAAAACAAAACTCCCCTCTATTGTCAGGGGAGTTTTTTATTGATAATGTTTAAAATATTTGTTATTATAACCTAGGGTGATAAAATGAAAAAAATAATTGCTTTTATTTTGGCAGCAGTTTTAACCTTTACTTTGCTAACAAGCTGTCAGGAAGAAGAACCTCCAACTGAACAGGAATATGAAAAGTATACAAATACTTTTTTTGATACCTTTGATACTGTAACTCAGGTTGTAGGATATGCAAAGACTGAAGAAGAATTTAACGGATATGCGGAGCATATTCATGAGAGAATGCAGAAACTTCATAAATTATATGACAAGTACAATGACTATGAAGGAATTAACAACATTAAGACAATCAACGACAATGCTGGAGTAAAGCCGGTTAAGGTTGACAAGGAAATTATTGATTTAATACTGTTCTGCAAAAAACAGTATGAGGAAGTAGGAACAAAGACAAACATAGCTATGGGTGCTGTGCTGAACATATGGCATGAATACAGAGATGAGGCTGATTATAATCCTGCTGATGCAAAGCTGCCTCCAATGGAGGATCTTGTTGCTGCAAATGAACACACAGATATTGAAAAAATAATGGTTGATGTGGAAAACAGCACTGTTTATATTAATGACCCGCTTATGAATATTGATGTGGGAGCTGTTGCAAAAGGCTTTGCCACTGAGATTGTTGTGAAGGAAATAACCGAGGAAGGTTTAACATCGGGAATCATCAGTGCAGGTGGAAATATTAGAGCATTTGGTAAACCTATGGATGGCTTAAGAGATAAGTGGGGTGTTGGAATTCAAAACCCTGATGCAGTAGTGGGAAATTCAGAAGACAGCATTATTGAAACGGTGTTTCTTACAGATGCTTCTGTAGTTACAAGTGGAGATTACCAGAGATTCTACATGGTAGGAGACAAGGTGGTACATCATTTGATAGATCCCGATACATTGATGCCGGGAGATTATTTTAGGGCTGTTTCTGTTATAACTGCCAATTCAGGGATGGCAGACTTTCTGTCTACTACGGTTTTCCTCATGCCGTACGAGGAAGGCAGAGTCTTGGTTGAATCTTTAGATGCTGAAGCATTGTGGATATTTAAGGATGGAACTATTGAAACAACAGAAGGCATGAAGGAAATAATGAAATCTACCGGAGCAACTGCGGCCAAAGGAAAATAAATTTATATACGATTTTCACAAGGAATTTGAATATGGAGAATTTATGAAAAAATCGAACTTTTATGCCCTTATTTCCAGGATGAAGTACATTAACAGGTGGGGGCTAATGAGAAACACGAAAGAGGAGAATGTGTCGGAACACAGTCTTGACGTTTCGGTAATTGCACATGCTTTGGCAATTATACAGAAAAAAAGAATGGGAAAAGATATTGATGTCAATAAGACTGTATTATTTGCAATTTATCATGATTCGTCGGAAATATTGACAGGTGATATGCCAACACCGATTAAGTATTTTAATCCCGCAATCAATAATGCGTACAAAGAAGTTGAATTGTCTGCAAGCAAAACTCTCCTAAAGATGCTGCCGGAGGATTTTTATCAGGAATATGAGCCCATACTTATACCTGAG
Above is a window of Sedimentibacter sp. MB35-C1 DNA encoding:
- a CDS encoding FAD:protein FMN transferase, whose protein sequence is MKKIIAFILAAVLTFTLLTSCQEEEPPTEQEYEKYTNTFFDTFDTVTQVVGYAKTEEEFNGYAEHIHERMQKLHKLYDKYNDYEGINNIKTINDNAGVKPVKVDKEIIDLILFCKKQYEEVGTKTNIAMGAVLNIWHEYRDEADYNPADAKLPPMEDLVAANEHTDIEKIMVDVENSTVYINDPLMNIDVGAVAKGFATEIVVKEITEEGLTSGIISAGGNIRAFGKPMDGLRDKWGVGIQNPDAVVGNSEDSIIETVFLTDASVVTSGDYQRFYMVGDKVVHHLIDPDTLMPGDYFRAVSVITANSGMADFLSTTVFLMPYEEGRVLVESLDAEALWIFKDGTIETTEGMKEIMKSTGATAAKGK
- the yfbR gene encoding 5'-deoxynucleotidase produces the protein MKKSNFYALISRMKYINRWGLMRNTKEENVSEHSLDVSVIAHALAIIQKKRMGKDIDVNKTVLFAIYHDSSEILTGDMPTPIKYFNPAINNAYKEVELSASKTLLKMLPEDFYQEYEPILIPEAEDEEVWKTVKAADKLSAYIKCIEEEKSGNREFTNAKQSIFRELSSMNRQDVKIFMDEFLGGYGLTLDEME